The Magnolia sinica isolate HGM2019 chromosome 10, MsV1, whole genome shotgun sequence genome includes a window with the following:
- the LOC131217220 gene encoding RING-H2 finger protein ATL43 — MGFLTETLFWILFSFCSVLLMAEDTVKNPSTASDSILSPNPSPPSAQPPKSNLAPFRPSIAVIVGVLTTMFSITFLLLLYAKHCKRSSGGGSGYGSNTNSGFAPSTARRNSGIDRVVIESLPVFRFSSLRGQKEGLECAVCLNRFEPAEVLRLLPKCKHAFHVECVDTWLDAHSTCPLCRYRVDPEDVLLVEEAEPISKPEEETGEEKAGKANRSRTGTPQLQTGFIRVSGRHSSAGEKSSGSRPFDPDAREASFRRSVDNGSLKGEAVRLGCFDRAGQKDGALLTGAAGTADRKRFEHRIIISDVGSLQRRRWSDLKPSDLLFLRSEMILTDSGRYSLSCARAPCSSATSSKHPLQLQSQRREDVRLSVADDIDGTSGRSVINSRCVSEITGLSRLRREEEEKAVKRWLGFEPRRTGNS; from the coding sequence atgggttttctcacaGAAACCCTTTTCTGGATTCTGTTTTCTTTCTGTTCTGTACTTTTAATGGCGGAAGACACTGTAAAAAATCCATCAACGGCCTCAGATAGCATTCTCTCACCAAACCCATCTCCGCCTTCCGCTCAGCCTCCCAAATCCAATCTTGCTCCTTTCCGCCCGAGTATCGCTGTCATCGTTGGCGTACTCACCACCATGTTCTCCATCacattcctcctcctcctctatgCCAAGCACTGCAAGCGGTCCTCGGGTGGGGGGAGCGGATACGGGTCAAATACCAACTCAGGTTTCGCACCATCCACGGCCCGGCGGAACTCGGGCATCGACCGGGTCGTGATAGAGTCGCTGCCCGTCTTCCGGTTCAGCTCGCTTCGTGGGCAGAAGGAGGGGCTAGAATGCGCGGTCTGCCTCAACCGGTTTGAGCCGGCGGAGGTCCTCCGGCTACTGCCCAAGTGCAAGCACGCTTTCCACGTCGAGTGCGTTGACACCTGGCTCGACGCCCACTCGACCTGCCCGCTCTGCCGCTACCGAGTCGACCCGGAAGACGTCCTCCTGGTTGAAGAAGcagaacccatctcaaaaccgGAAGAAGAGACCGGGGAGGAGAAAGCCGGGAAGGCGAACCGGTCGCGAACCGGGACGCCGCAGCTTCAGACCGGGTTCATTCGGGTGTCGGGCCGGCACTCGTCCGCGGGAGAGAAATCCAGCGGCTCGCGACCGTTCGATCCGGACGCGCGCGAGGCGTCTTTCAGGAGGTCTGTCGATAACGGGAGTCTGAAGGGAGAGGCGGTCCGCCTCGGATGCTTCGACCGTGCCGGACAGAAGGACGGGGCGCTGCTAACGGGCGCCGCGGGGACAGCCGACCGCAAGCGCTTCGAGCACCGCATCATTATTTCGGATGTGGGTTCGTTGCAGCGGCGTCGGTGGAGCGATCTGAAGCCGTCGGATCTTTTATTCCTACGGTCGGAGATGATCCTGACAGACAGCGGGCGGTACTCGCTATCCTGCGCCAGGGCGCCGTGTTCGTCAGCCACGTCATCCAAGCACCCTCTGCAGCTGCAGTCGCAGAGGCGGGAAGACGTGCGGCTGAGCGTGGCAGATGACATTGATGGAACCAGTGGCAGGAGCGTAATAAATTCGAGATGCGTGTCCGAAATCACGGGCTTGAGCAGGCTCCGCCGCGAAGAGGAGGAGAAGGCCGTGAAGAGATGGTTGGGTTTCGAACCACGTCGTACCGGCAACAGCTAG